In a single window of the Olivibacter sp. SDN3 genome:
- a CDS encoding sigma-54 dependent transcriptional regulator encodes MKHARILIVDDDPDVLTAVKLLLKREVTEVIADKNPENIPAILSRDAIDLVLLDMNFKSAINTGNEGLFWLNRIKKIRPDMPVIMITAYGAIDLAVTSLKQGATDFIVKPWQNEQLLNVIADILNKKQSKKKPEPSKMMSSDLIGESEVMKLLLHKISKIAPTDANILILGENGTGKDVIADMIHRSSHRAAMPYVKVDVGALTDTLFESELFGHKKGAFTDAREDRLGRFEAADKGTLFLDEIGNISLQQQAKLLSVLQNRQVIPLGSNKSIPVDIRLLCATNMPLSALANENQFRKDLIYRINTVEVQVPPLRERGDDVLLLARHFVQRYALKYAKSVPELDRKTEEKLLRYHYPGNVRELQYSIERAIIMADGETLTPEDIIFSPIERNAPGKIDEQDEYNLVEMEKNTIMKVIEKHNGNISKASQELGLTRTALYRRLSKYNI; translated from the coding sequence ATGAAACATGCCCGTATACTAATAGTAGATGATGACCCGGATGTTTTGACAGCAGTTAAGCTTCTACTGAAAAGAGAGGTGACAGAAGTGATTGCAGATAAGAATCCCGAAAACATTCCGGCAATTTTGTCACGTGACGCCATAGATCTGGTGTTGCTGGATATGAATTTTAAAAGTGCTATAAATACAGGGAATGAAGGATTGTTCTGGCTGAATCGAATAAAAAAAATCCGACCAGACATGCCGGTCATTATGATCACTGCCTACGGCGCCATCGATTTGGCTGTTACATCGTTGAAGCAAGGGGCTACAGACTTTATTGTTAAACCTTGGCAAAATGAACAACTTTTGAACGTGATTGCCGATATACTCAATAAAAAGCAGTCAAAAAAGAAGCCAGAGCCTTCAAAAATGATGAGCAGCGACCTAATCGGAGAGTCGGAAGTTATGAAATTGCTTTTGCATAAGATCAGTAAGATTGCACCTACCGATGCCAACATCTTAATATTGGGCGAAAATGGAACAGGAAAAGACGTGATAGCAGACATGATTCATCGTTCATCACATCGGGCTGCTATGCCATATGTGAAAGTGGATGTAGGAGCGCTGACTGATACATTATTTGAGAGTGAGCTTTTTGGACATAAGAAAGGGGCCTTTACTGATGCGAGAGAAGATCGCCTAGGGCGCTTTGAAGCTGCAGATAAAGGCACTTTGTTTCTCGATGAGATTGGGAACATCTCCTTGCAACAGCAAGCCAAATTGCTGAGTGTCTTGCAGAACAGACAGGTAATACCATTGGGAAGCAACAAATCCATTCCCGTAGATATTCGCCTACTATGTGCTACCAATATGCCCCTTTCGGCACTGGCAAACGAAAACCAGTTTAGAAAAGACCTCATTTATAGAATTAATACCGTGGAGGTACAAGTGCCTCCGCTTCGGGAAAGAGGGGATGATGTGTTATTACTAGCTCGGCATTTCGTACAGCGTTATGCGCTAAAGTATGCTAAATCTGTTCCCGAGCTGGATAGAAAAACAGAAGAGAAGTTGTTGCGATACCACTATCCGGGAAACGTGCGAGAACTACAATACAGCATAGAAAGAGCTATTATTATGGCCGATGGGGAGACACTAACACCCGAGGATATCATTTTTTCACCGATCGAACGAAATGCCCCTGGAAAAATTGATGAACAGGACGAGTACAACTTGGTTGAGATGGAAAAGAATACGATAATGAAAGTGATTGAAAAGCATAACGGCAACATCAGTAAAGCGTCGCAGGAACTGGGGCTAACACGTACCGCCCTTTACAGACGTTTGAGTAAGTATAATATCTGA
- a CDS encoding low molecular weight protein-tyrosine-phosphatase, which produces MKILMVCLGNICRSPLAHGVLAHMVKEKELGWEIDSAGTGNWHIGQCPDKRSVAVAKKYGVDISQQRARQFNERDFARYDHILVMDRQNLRDVVALAKTAEEKTKVKLFLEDGIVPDPYYDDNLFETVYQLVASRCEVLIEELKD; this is translated from the coding sequence ATGAAAATATTAATGGTTTGTTTAGGTAATATTTGTAGATCTCCTTTGGCTCATGGAGTACTTGCGCATATGGTCAAGGAAAAAGAACTTGGTTGGGAAATCGATTCTGCAGGTACCGGGAATTGGCATATAGGGCAATGCCCAGATAAACGATCAGTTGCTGTTGCAAAAAAATATGGAGTAGATATTAGCCAACAACGGGCAAGACAATTTAATGAGCGTGATTTTGCAAGGTATGACCATATATTGGTAATGGATCGCCAAAACCTAAGAGACGTAGTAGCCTTAGCTAAAACAGCTGAAGAAAAAACAAAGGTGAAGTTGTTTTTAGAAGATGGCATTGTGCCAGACCCCTACTATGATGATAATTTGTTCGAAACCGTTTATCAGCTGGTCGCATCTAGATGTGAAGTTCTAATAGAAGAATTGAAGGATTAA
- a CDS encoding ABC transporter ATP-binding protein codes for MIKITDLQKFYRTEEVETVALNNLSIEVEKGEFVAVMGPSGCGKSTLLNIVGLLDDLDEGSYLFNDIEVAKFNERKRSDLRKHNIGFVFQSFNLIDELTVFENIELPLIYTKVPSAERKKRVEEVLEKVQIMHRRNHFPQQLSGGQQQRVAVARAVVNNPKLILADEPTGNLDSNNGNEVMQLLTELNEQGTTIVMVTHSEHDARYSDRIIRMLDGQVVMSTVG; via the coding sequence ATGATAAAAATAACTGACCTCCAAAAATTCTACCGTACAGAAGAAGTGGAAACGGTAGCATTGAACAATCTCAGCATTGAGGTTGAAAAAGGGGAATTTGTTGCGGTGATGGGCCCTTCTGGCTGTGGAAAATCAACGTTACTCAACATCGTAGGTCTCTTGGACGATCTTGATGAGGGTAGCTATCTTTTTAACGACATTGAAGTAGCCAAGTTCAATGAACGTAAACGTTCCGATCTGCGCAAACATAATATTGGCTTCGTTTTCCAGAGTTTTAATCTCATCGACGAGTTAACCGTTTTTGAGAATATAGAACTGCCTCTCATATATACCAAGGTGCCATCAGCTGAACGAAAAAAACGTGTAGAAGAAGTATTGGAAAAAGTACAGATCATGCATCGTCGCAATCATTTTCCTCAGCAGTTATCTGGGGGACAGCAGCAGCGTGTAGCGGTAGCCCGAGCAGTAGTGAACAACCCAAAGCTAATCCTTGCCGATGAGCCTACCGGTAACCTTGACTCCAATAACGGTAACGAGGTTATGCAGTTGTTAACGGAACTTAATGAGCAAGGCACGACTATCGTTATGGTGACACACAGCGAGCATGATGCCCGTTATAGCGACCGCATCATCCGCATGCTGGACGGGCAGGTTGTGATGAGCACTGTGGGATAG
- a CDS encoding 2-phosphosulfolactate phosphatase, with protein MLDTTRNIAVCLSPALLHLHDVKNSIVVVIDIFRASSSMCYGLANGAESIIPVAEVSTCAIYKDHGYLLAAERNGEIVDGFDFGNSPFSYTREKVAGRTIVLTTTNGTKAIHLSREAKRVVIGSFLNLTALCNWLDQQEENVLLVCAGWKDNFNLEDTAYAGAITENLGDKYQKADDASIMAENLYKTVKEDLSGFLAQSAHSQRLKKLNIQRDIDFCLQIDTLQTIPILQGDRLVELKD; from the coding sequence TTGCTTGATACAACGAGAAATATAGCAGTTTGTCTTAGTCCTGCTTTACTTCATTTGCATGATGTAAAAAACAGTATAGTAGTAGTCATCGATATATTTAGGGCCTCCTCTTCAATGTGTTATGGTCTTGCGAATGGCGCAGAAAGTATTATTCCGGTTGCTGAGGTTTCAACGTGCGCAATTTATAAAGATCATGGGTACTTGCTGGCTGCTGAAAGAAATGGTGAGATAGTAGACGGTTTCGATTTTGGAAACTCCCCCTTTTCATATACCAGGGAAAAAGTAGCAGGAAGAACTATTGTATTAACTACTACTAATGGAACGAAAGCCATACATTTATCACGTGAGGCGAAAAGAGTCGTAATAGGATCGTTTTTAAATTTAACTGCTCTTTGTAATTGGCTCGATCAACAGGAAGAAAACGTTCTGCTGGTTTGTGCTGGATGGAAAGACAATTTCAATTTAGAGGACACCGCATACGCGGGCGCGATAACAGAAAACTTAGGTGACAAATACCAGAAAGCGGATGATGCTTCGATAATGGCAGAGAATCTATACAAAACGGTCAAAGAAGACTTATCGGGGTTCCTAGCACAGAGTGCTCATAGCCAGCGATTGAAAAAACTAAATATCCAGCGGGATATTGATTTTTGTTTGCAGATAGATACCCTGCAAACCATTCCTATTTTGCAGGGAGACCGATTGGTAGAATTGAAGGATTAA
- a CDS encoding efflux RND transporter periplasmic adaptor subunit, translating into MDRALPKKRWTNKRIATLVGVVGIGALIFSSYYFTSGNSRLNVDAERITLSEVSEGPFREFIPVNGMVMPISTIYLDASEGGRVEERFVEDGAVLKKGDPIMRLSNTDLELSLVNQETQVLNLLTQAQISETQAQQASISNKNSLATANNGLVEAKRVYELNKHLYEQKAIGKQEYQEALNEYNYQKEMYELTKQNVMQDSIINRRNMEQSKRTYGSTNTSLELMRRKVDDLIVRAPVDGQLTALDAEIGQSKVPGDRFGQIDVLSGFKVRADIDEHYISRIYPDLDGEVVLSGKAYKLKIRKVYTQVLNGRFQVDMEFEGDVPKGIRRGQTLQIRLALSDETKAVLLPKGGFYQQTGGNWVFKLSADGKTAYRADVQLGRQNPDYYEVIQGLEPGEKVVTSSYETYDKVQELNIK; encoded by the coding sequence ATGGATAGAGCATTACCAAAAAAGAGATGGACAAATAAGCGGATCGCTACCTTAGTAGGGGTTGTCGGCATAGGAGCGTTAATTTTTTCAAGTTATTATTTTACTTCTGGAAATTCAAGGCTAAATGTGGATGCGGAGCGAATAACTTTATCAGAAGTTTCGGAAGGCCCCTTTAGAGAGTTCATTCCTGTAAATGGTATGGTGATGCCGATCAGCACGATTTATCTGGACGCTTCTGAAGGGGGGCGTGTAGAAGAAAGATTTGTTGAAGATGGAGCAGTTTTAAAAAAGGGAGATCCTATTATGCGCCTATCGAATACCGATTTAGAATTAAGCTTAGTGAATCAAGAGACTCAGGTGCTCAATCTATTGACCCAAGCGCAGATTTCAGAAACTCAAGCGCAGCAAGCTTCGATCAGTAACAAAAACAGCTTGGCTACCGCAAATAACGGACTAGTGGAGGCAAAGCGTGTATACGAGCTCAACAAACATCTTTATGAGCAAAAAGCCATTGGAAAACAGGAATATCAAGAGGCTTTGAATGAGTATAATTATCAGAAAGAGATGTATGAGTTAACCAAGCAAAATGTGATGCAAGACTCGATCATCAACCGCCGTAATATGGAACAAAGTAAACGTACCTATGGTAGTACAAATACATCTCTGGAACTAATGCGACGCAAGGTGGACGATCTCATCGTGAGAGCACCTGTTGACGGTCAGCTGACCGCTTTGGATGCAGAGATCGGTCAAAGCAAAGTACCGGGAGACCGTTTCGGCCAGATCGATGTCCTAAGCGGCTTTAAAGTGCGCGCCGATATTGATGAGCATTATATTTCACGTATTTATCCGGATCTAGATGGTGAGGTGGTCTTGTCTGGCAAAGCGTATAAATTGAAGATCAGGAAGGTATATACACAAGTATTAAACGGACGTTTTCAGGTGGATATGGAGTTTGAAGGTGATGTACCAAAAGGTATCCGTCGGGGGCAAACCTTACAGATTCGTCTGGCTTTGAGTGATGAGACAAAAGCAGTCTTACTGCCTAAGGGAGGATTCTATCAGCAAACGGGAGGTAATTGGGTATTTAAATTGAGTGCTGACGGAAAGACGGCCTACAGAGCAGATGTTCAATTAGGAAGACAAAACCCCGATTATTATGAAGTAATTCAAGGCTTAGAGCCCGGAGAAAAAGTAGTAACTTCAAGTTATGAAACCTATGATAAGGTACAGGAGTTAAACATTAAATAG
- a CDS encoding PAS domain-containing sensor histidine kinase translates to MEEFAEAARYRDFTRFFPLQHAGPEIKPLRGAFNEINGVFKKISSERETQYQYLQKILELVSTAILSYDERTEKVIWMNEAFKELFNIPYLSKITGLHKRNPELYEKIMQIPSGETNLFTVPTPRGMLKLQLSASSFQTTEGHYRLVAFQNISEALDVTESQAWQKLLRVLTHEIMNSIAPISSLADTLKKRLEGLPNGEELDDIRLGTETIKRRSEGLLKFAETYRSLNKISQPTITTVYAADLFENLYQLMEPSLIQKNIELDIILKDPGLQLALDVNLIEQVLINLLLNAVEAVKSVENPYISVAALANNGNPQIKVTDNGSGIPQDLLENIFIPFFTTRKSGSGVGLTLSKQIMLVHKGNIAVHSEEGKGSIFTLQF, encoded by the coding sequence TTGGAAGAATTTGCTGAGGCGGCCCGCTATAGGGATTTTACACGCTTTTTCCCGTTACAGCATGCCGGTCCGGAAATAAAACCCTTAAGAGGAGCATTTAACGAAATTAACGGTGTATTTAAAAAAATAAGTAGTGAACGAGAAACCCAATACCAATATTTACAGAAAATATTGGAACTTGTTAGTACCGCTATCCTTTCCTACGATGAGCGAACTGAAAAAGTAATATGGATGAATGAGGCTTTTAAAGAGCTTTTCAATATACCTTATTTGTCAAAAATTACGGGATTACATAAACGAAACCCAGAACTCTATGAAAAAATTATGCAGATTCCTTCTGGAGAAACGAATTTGTTTACCGTGCCTACACCCAGAGGGATGCTGAAACTACAGCTTTCTGCGAGCAGTTTTCAAACAACCGAAGGTCATTACCGCCTAGTAGCCTTTCAAAACATCAGCGAGGCATTGGATGTAACCGAATCACAAGCTTGGCAAAAGTTGCTACGCGTGCTAACACATGAGATTATGAATTCTATAGCTCCTATTTCTTCGCTGGCTGATACCTTAAAGAAACGATTGGAAGGATTGCCCAACGGTGAGGAGCTGGATGACATCCGTTTGGGAACCGAAACCATAAAACGGAGAAGTGAAGGTCTATTGAAATTTGCAGAAACCTATCGCAGTTTAAATAAAATTTCGCAGCCTACAATTACAACAGTGTACGCTGCAGATCTATTTGAAAATCTCTACCAGCTGATGGAACCTTCACTGATTCAAAAGAATATTGAACTCGATATTATCCTTAAAGATCCTGGATTGCAACTGGCCTTAGATGTCAATTTAATAGAACAGGTGTTAATTAATTTGTTGTTAAATGCTGTTGAAGCCGTTAAGAGCGTGGAGAATCCTTATATAAGTGTTGCTGCTCTTGCAAATAATGGTAATCCACAGATTAAAGTAACTGACAACGGTAGCGGAATACCTCAGGATTTGTTAGAAAATATTTTTATTCCTTTCTTTACCACTCGTAAAAGTGGGAGTGGGGTGGGGTTGACCTTAAGTAAGCAGATAATGTTGGTCCATAAGGGGAATATTGCAGTCCATTCCGAAGAAGGAAAAGGTAGTATTTTTACCTTGCAATTTTAG